One window of Medicago truncatula cultivar Jemalong A17 chromosome 2, MtrunA17r5.0-ANR, whole genome shotgun sequence genomic DNA carries:
- the LOC11443877 gene encoding uncharacterized protein — MDHKICVDGEGGGSIHLEVGELRRLSETTSKCATMFEPRRGLSSLEKRDSGEGDKEDSNESSTTVRAPEKKLTLFALRLAVLEKAATGLGTLGFIWATVVLLGGFAITLDKTDFWFITIILLIEGTRIFSRSHELEWQHQATWSITESGMHSFRMLRSSSNSILQSIKNLCRPINAAVKKHRKDTVEANVIVPRFLDNRITRTTTRTWISSDVPLLPYAKWFFISGHISKVLYWLQLLSATACVVLSSTKLIRHNYGVIAKGDTDKRNRESALDIFYALALAEALLFLTEKAYWEWKLSYCELLDEVNKECELGPSGMVSIRRFFYDAYSRCVNGSIFDGLKMDMVSFAMDLLASNSPDEKLIGARILRQFANSERFSDDTLQKIGISISLVERLVEMLNWTDHKEEEIRMSAAEILSKLAGKKQNSLRIAGIPGAMESISSLLQTNRNCMHAADEVAEKKLIFDHPNYGFWTFNHLGLLILKKLAHDHDNCGKIGNTRGLLPKIVDFTHAEESLLKNENVTPSQILTVKRSLQLVKMLASTTGTYGKHLRKEISEVVFTISNIRDILRHGEKHPLLQKLSIEILTSLALEDEASERIGGTGGVLKELFNIFFRQNIPENQKDVTTVAGEALSMLALESKSNCHRILKLRVLERLIEALKVPLIRVSAARILRNLCNYSGSECFNQLKGVTAAAPTILQAIMSQENKLQEVMVGLAANVFTFMASSESRTVFKEAGITEVELAKKLVQILKKHQYPATKVPRIRRFVIELAIWMMIDKEENISNFKDLQMEEVLEGVLETTSELESFNVFSGTVGLNRHSLTIHSLVETALMLLEDK, encoded by the exons atggaTCATAAGATTTGTGTAGATGGAGAAGGAGGAGGAAGCATTCATCTAGAAGTTGGTGAACTTAGGAGGCTAAGCGAGACAACGAGCAAATGCGCCACAATGTTTGAGCCTCGTCGTGGCCTTAGCAGTCTAGAGAAGAGAGATAGTGGTGAAGGTGATAAAGAAGATTCTAATGAGTCTTCAACAACAGTTAGAGCACCGGAAAAGAAACTTACTCTCTTTGCTCTGCGCCTTGCCGTGCTTGAAAAAGCAGCAACTGGTTTGGGAACTCTTGGTTTTATATGGGCGACTGTTGTCCTTCTCGGTGGTTTCGCCATTACCTTAGACAAAACAGACTTTTGGTTCATCACAATCATACTCTTGATTGAAGGGACACGGATTTTCAGCAGGAGTCATGAGCTTGAGTGGCAGCACCAAGCCACATGGTCTATTACTGAGTCAGGAATGCATAGTTTTCGGATGCTGAGATCAAGTTCAAATTCCATTCTTCAAAGTATAAAGAATCTTTGCAGACCTATTAATGCCGCCGTAAAGAAGCACAGAAAAGACACCGTGGAGGCTAATGTCATTGTACCGAGGTTTTTGGATAACAGAATCACAAGGACAACGACTAGGACGTGGATTAGTTCAGACGTTCCACTTTTACCATATGCTAAATGGTTTTTCATTTCAGGGCATATCAGCAAGGTTCTGTATTGGCTTCAGCTTCTTTCTGCAACAGCTTGCGTGGTTCTGTCTTCGACAAAGCTCATCAGGCATAATTATGGAGTGATTGCCAAGGGAGATACCGATAAGAGGAACCGCGAATCTGCTCTCGACATCTTTTATGCATTGGCTCTTGCAGAAGCTTTGTTGTTCTTAACAGAGAAGGCTTATTGGGAGTGGAAATTAAGCTACTGTGAACTATTGGATGAGGTTAACAAAGAGTGTGAGTTAGGACCGTCAGGGATGGTTTCTATCAGGAGATTCTTTTATGATGCTTATTCAAGGTGTGTCAATGGGAGTATCTTTGATGGATTGAAAATGGATATGGTGTCTTTTGCTATGGATCTTTTGGCCTCAAACTCACCTGATGAGAAGCTCATTGGAGCGAGAATTCTTCGACAATTTGCTAACAGTGAGAGGTTTTCAGACGATACACTTCAAAAGATTGGAATTTCTATATCTTTGGTGGAGAGACTAGTTGAGATGTTGAATTGGACAGACCACAAGGAGGAAGAAATTAGGATGTCTGCTGCGGAGATTTTATCAAAACTAGCAGGCAAGAAGCAGAACTCTCTACGCATAGCCGGGATACCGGGAGCTATGGAATCAATATCGTCTCTTCTACAAACTAACAGGAATTGTATGCATGCTGCTGATGAAGTTGCAGAAAAGAAACTCATATTTGATCACCCGAATTACGGGTTCTGGACATTTAACCATTTAGGACTACTCATTCTGAAAAAGCTCGCACACGATCACGACAATTGTGGAAAGATTGGAAATACAAGAGGCCTACTTCCAAAGATCGTAGATTTCACACATGCAGAAGAAAGCCTGCTGAAGAATGAAAATGTTACTCCCTCACAAATTCTAACAGTGAAGAGATCCCTGCAGCTGGTGAAAATGCTGGCTAGCACAACAGGAACATATGGAAAACATCTTAGAAAAGAGATTTCTGAGGTAGTTTTCACAATCAGCAATATCAGAGATATTTTAAGACATGGTGAGAAACACCCCTTGTTACAGAAACTGAGCATAGAAATTTTAACAAGTCTTGCATTGGAAGATGAGGCATCAGAAAGGATTGGAGGTACAGGTGGAGTGCTTAAAGAATTgttcaacatatttttcagaCAAAACATTCCTGAAAACCAGAAAGATGTAACAACTGTTGCTGGTGAGGCCTTATCAATGCTGGCATTAGAAAGCAAGAGCAACTGTCATCGGATTTTGAAGTTGAGAGTGCTCGAAAGGCTTATTGAAGCATTGAAAGTACCACTGATTCGTGTCAGTGCCGCTAGAATTCTAAGAAATTTATGCAACTACAGTGGATCAGAATGCTTCAACCAGTTAAAGGGAGTTACAGCAGCAGCTCCAACa ATACTTCAGGCAATCATGTCACAAGAGAATAAGCTACAAGAAGTGATGGTTGGACTAGCAGCAAATGTTTTCACATTCATGGCTTCTTCTGAATCAAGAACTGTGTTTAAAGAAGCTGGAATCACTGAGGTTGAATTGGCTAAAAAATTAGTCCAGATTCTAAAGAAACATCAATATCCAGCAACAAAGGTTCCAAGGATAAGGAGGTTTGTGATTGAGCTGGCTATTTGGATGATGATAGACAAAGAAGAAAACATAAGTAATTTTAAGGATCTTCAAATGGAAGAGGTGTTGGAGGGTGTATTAGAGACCACATCAGAGCTTGAAAGCTTTAACGTTTTCTCTGGTACTGTCGGTCTAAATCGGCACAGTCTAACAATTCACTCACTGGTTGAGACAGCATTGATGTTGCTGGAAGACAAGTAA